From Pseudomonas sp. FP2335, the proteins below share one genomic window:
- a CDS encoding LysR family transcriptional regulator produces the protein MLRSHLPLNALRAFEASARHLSFTRAAIELCVTQAAVSHQVKSLEAQLNVTLFKRLPRGLMLTSEGETLLPVVRESFDRIAQTLSRFEGGHYREVLTVGAVGTFAVGWLLPRLPEFHARYPFIDLRLSTHNNRVDVAAEGLDYAIRFGAGAWHGTDASPLFEAPLSVLCVPHIAEQLQTPADLLKFTLLRSYRADEWTQWFQAAGLPADTLVPRSIVFDSSLGMMEAALQGAGVALAPAMMFSRQLENDVIRQPFDVGITTGSYWLTRLQSRAETSAMLAFKGWLMAVAGRG, from the coding sequence ATGTTGCGCTCCCATCTACCCCTCAATGCCCTGCGTGCATTCGAAGCCTCTGCACGGCATTTGAGCTTTACCCGCGCGGCCATCGAGCTGTGCGTTACCCAGGCGGCGGTAAGCCATCAGGTTAAAAGCCTGGAGGCACAGCTCAATGTCACCTTGTTCAAGCGCCTGCCACGGGGGCTGATGCTCACGAGCGAGGGCGAAACCTTGCTGCCGGTGGTGCGTGAATCGTTTGACCGGATTGCCCAGACCCTCAGTCGGTTCGAAGGCGGACATTACCGCGAAGTGCTGACGGTGGGCGCAGTCGGCACGTTTGCCGTGGGATGGCTACTGCCGCGCTTGCCCGAGTTTCACGCACGTTATCCATTTATCGACTTGCGGCTGTCGACCCACAACAACCGCGTCGACGTCGCCGCCGAAGGCTTGGATTACGCGATCCGCTTTGGCGCGGGTGCCTGGCATGGCACCGACGCAAGCCCCTTGTTTGAAGCGCCGCTGAGCGTGCTTTGCGTGCCGCACATCGCCGAGCAACTGCAAACCCCGGCCGACCTGCTCAAGTTCACCTTGCTGCGCTCTTATCGGGCGGATGAATGGACCCAGTGGTTTCAGGCCGCAGGTTTACCTGCCGACACTCTGGTGCCGCGCAGCATTGTGTTTGACTCATCCCTGGGGATGATGGAGGCGGCATTGCAGGGCGCGGGCGTGGCCCTGGCGCCGGCGATGATGTTTTCGCGGCAATTGGAAAATGATGTGATTCGCCAGCCATTCGACGTGGGCATCACCACCGGCAGTTACTGGCTGACCCGTCTGCAGTCGCGTGCCGAAACCTCGGCGATGCTGGCGTTCAAGGGCTGGTTGATGGCGGTAGCGGGGCGCGGCTGA